Proteins encoded within one genomic window of Sulfolobales archaeon:
- a CDS encoding V-type ATP synthase subunit A, producing the protein MRIIDTLFPIAKGGTGAIPGAFGTGKCLLPGTPVLLGSGRLVPIERIFKRVKGGDPDTSVDEEIYEVYQQEISVYSFNGRNFVRMPVSHVYRGRSDRIVRIRTGRGRVFEVTPAHKLLVFDPEKGFVEVPAISIRKGDLITVPRKITLETRASLNLYKYIPEAVVRDRKIVEEFSRLAQKISRERNLTLTQIALEIGVDPRRFLLMVEGFLNPPLHVVEKVYKMARLKPPHPEKISRKGDRHNISIPKEIEGDFAYVLGLIAAGGIIRSIEGKDVLSIQLPADLLDQRSLLDLIDRVFDPRPRSIRWISASKLKDHLGRRIMMINISSRVLIDLMNRIGITANEISKRKIPSIIMRSSDNALEYFLAGYFRVLGYYRNSRIYLMSFSKTSRDRLSYILTRIGIGYRFEEIIQDPEKKIYLIVIEKPYDLILFSEKILSKDPLSRGVLSYDKYVGILRSEIEEFKNEITRKIPLKYLSIPEEVFLRITERSDNIATYVASANEGEQVLLLKRVLKEESKEIENLAEVFKVVDVDPVVDIEIIEGDWIVYDITVPGTHNFVGGFMPSIYHNTVTLHSLAMWSDARVVIYIGCGERGNEMTEVLERFPQTKDPWTGRPLMERTILIANTSNMPVSAREASIYVGVTIGEYYRDLGYDVLLVADSTSRWAEALREISGRLEEMPAEEGYPSYLQSRIAEFYERAGRVIALGRPERTGSVTIIGAVSPPGGDFTEPVTTHTRRFIRVFWALDASLAYSRHYPAINWITSYSAYTDLVSEWWAKEVDPSWRSIRDQIMNILLRENELREVIRLVGSENLPESDKLIVEVARMIKDGFLRQNAYDPIDAFSSPAKQFKLMKLLIVFYENAKALVESGYSVRSIKDKIQSIITEMVKARFTVENERLDKLDELERRLLKAFEELRGASR; encoded by the coding sequence ATGAGGATAATAGATACTCTATTTCCAATAGCAAAAGGAGGAACAGGAGCTATTCCAGGTGCTTTTGGAACCGGTAAATGCCTGCTTCCAGGAACTCCTGTGCTTCTGGGGAGTGGAAGACTTGTTCCTATAGAGAGAATATTTAAAAGGGTAAAGGGAGGAGATCCTGATACAAGTGTTGATGAAGAGATCTACGAGGTTTATCAGCAAGAGATCTCTGTGTATAGTTTTAATGGAAGAAATTTCGTTAGAATGCCTGTAAGTCACGTGTATAGAGGTAGAAGTGATAGAATTGTGAGAATTAGAACGGGTAGAGGAAGAGTATTCGAGGTTACCCCAGCTCATAAACTACTAGTATTCGATCCCGAGAAAGGCTTCGTAGAGGTTCCAGCTATAAGCATCAGAAAAGGTGATCTAATTACAGTGCCTCGGAAGATAACTCTAGAAACTAGGGCTAGCTTGAATCTCTACAAGTATATTCCAGAAGCTGTTGTGAGGGATCGTAAGATCGTGGAAGAGTTTTCTAGACTAGCTCAGAAGATTTCTAGAGAGAGAAATCTCACGCTAACTCAGATAGCACTAGAGATAGGTGTAGATCCTAGAAGATTCCTACTTATGGTGGAGGGATTTCTAAATCCCCCGCTACATGTTGTTGAGAAGGTATATAAGATGGCGAGATTGAAACCACCTCATCCTGAGAAAATCTCTCGTAAAGGCGATAGACATAATATCTCGATACCTAAAGAGATCGAGGGAGATTTTGCATACGTATTAGGCTTGATAGCTGCCGGTGGTATTATTAGAAGTATAGAGGGTAAGGATGTTTTAAGCATACAGCTACCTGCAGATCTATTGGATCAAAGATCTCTACTAGATCTCATAGATAGAGTATTCGATCCAAGACCTAGGAGTATAAGATGGATCAGTGCTAGTAAGCTTAAAGATCATTTAGGTAGGAGGATCATGATGATTAACATTAGTTCTAGAGTTCTCATAGATCTCATGAATAGAATAGGGATTACAGCTAATGAGATAAGTAAAAGAAAGATACCATCTATAATAATGAGATCCAGTGACAACGCTCTCGAATACTTCCTGGCAGGATACTTCAGAGTGCTAGGGTACTATAGGAATAGCAGGATCTATTTAATGAGCTTTTCTAAGACTTCTAGAGATAGACTCTCATATATTCTCACTAGGATAGGTATAGGTTATAGATTCGAGGAGATAATTCAAGATCCTGAGAAAAAGATCTATCTTATAGTAATTGAGAAACCATATGATCTAATACTCTTCTCTGAAAAGATTCTTTCGAAAGATCCTCTTAGTAGAGGAGTTTTATCGTATGACAAATATGTAGGAATCCTAAGATCAGAAATTGAAGAATTTAAAAACGAGATCACCAGAAAAATACCTCTTAAATATCTTTCCATACCCGAGGAAGTATTCCTAAGAATAACAGAGAGATCAGATAATATAGCTACGTATGTTGCGTCTGCAAACGAAGGAGAGCAGGTTCTCTTGCTTAAGAGAGTTTTAAAAGAGGAATCTAAAGAGATCGAGAATCTCGCCGAAGTATTCAAGGTGGTTGACGTAGATCCTGTGGTTGATATAGAGATTATAGAAGGTGATTGGATTGTATATGACATAACAGTGCCAGGAACACATAATTTCGTAGGAGGATTCATGCCATCAATATATCATAATACCGTGACACTTCATAGCCTAGCTATGTGGAGTGATGCAAGAGTTGTTATCTATATAGGATGTGGAGAGAGAGGTAATGAGATGACTGAGGTACTTGAAAGATTCCCGCAAACAAAAGATCCATGGACAGGAAGACCTCTTATGGAGAGAACAATCCTCATAGCAAACACGAGCAACATGCCTGTATCAGCTCGTGAAGCTAGCATATATGTTGGCGTGACCATAGGAGAGTACTATAGAGATCTAGGATACGATGTTCTTCTAGTAGCAGATTCGACTAGTAGATGGGCTGAGGCATTGAGAGAGATCTCTGGAAGATTAGAAGAAATGCCCGCGGAAGAAGGCTATCCAAGCTATCTGCAGAGTAGGATTGCAGAGTTCTACGAGAGAGCTGGGAGAGTGATAGCTCTTGGAAGACCTGAGAGAACGGGTTCTGTAACAATAATAGGTGCTGTATCTCCACCTGGTGGAGATTTTACAGAGCCTGTGACAACCCATACAAGAAGATTTATAAGGGTTTTCTGGGCTTTAGATGCTTCTCTAGCATACTCAAGACATTATCCAGCTATTAACTGGATCACAAGCTATTCGGCATACACGGATCTTGTCAGCGAATGGTGGGCTAAAGAGGTAGATCCTTCATGGAGATCTATTAGAGATCAGATTATGAATATCTTGCTAAGAGAGAATGAGTTACGCGAGGTCATAAGACTAGTAGGTTCTGAGAATCTTCCTGAATCAGATAAGCTTATAGTTGAGGTTGCTAGAATGATTAAAGATGGTTTTCTAAGGCAAAACGCATACGATCCTATAGATGCTTTCTCCAGCCCTGCTAAACAATTTAAACTTATGAAGCTCCTCATAGTATTCTACGAGAACGCGAAAGCTCTTGTAGAATCGGGCTATAGTGTGAGATCTATAAAGGATAAGATTCAGAGTATTATTACTGAGATGGTGAAGGCTAGATTCACCGTAGAAAATGAGAGACTTGACAAGCTAGACGAACTAGAGAGAAGACTTTTGAAAGCATTTGAAGAATTGAGAGGTGCATCTAGATGA
- a CDS encoding V-type ATP synthase subunit F, with protein sequence MERGKVLVIGDRYTVNMFNLIGIKGIVVDDRDPKRIREIVQAYIDSGDYAIIYITKDLADLIKDYIERVSMTKKWPIITVIPSRWSETEEYDASAVLRKALGIG encoded by the coding sequence ATGGAGAGAGGAAAAGTGCTAGTGATAGGAGATAGATATACTGTGAATATGTTTAATCTAATAGGTATTAAAGGTATTGTAGTCGATGATAGAGATCCTAAGAGAATTAGAGAGATCGTTCAAGCTTATATAGATTCAGGAGATTATGCTATAATATACATAACTAAGGATCTCGCAGATCTAATAAAAGATTATATTGAGAGGGTTTCTATGACCAAGAAATGGCCTATAATAACAGTGATCCCTAGTAGATGGAGTGAGACCGAGGAGTATGATGCATCAGCTGTTCTAAGAAAAGCATTAGGAATAGGGTGA
- a CDS encoding CTP synthase, translating to MSKYIFITGGVLSSLGKGVLTASVSHLLSRMGYNVTAVKIDPYLNVDAGTMNPYAHGEVFVTEDGGETDLDLGHYERFLGRSLSKDNNITAGKIYQSIIEKERRGDYLGETVQIIPHVTNEIKEKIREIGRSQGSDIVVIEVGGTVGDIEGLPFLEAARQMRLDEGVSNTLYIHVALTPYHRVVGEVKTKPLQHSVQELRRIGIQPDVIIVRSEYPIDTSIIKKISLFTNVPPDYIFNDYDLSTVYELPLILYSQGFLRKISEKLALEYREPQLDDWISFVERIKNPKKKISIYMIGKYTKVRDSYVSIIEALKHASAEYMVEPDIKWIEATDLESGKIQFEYNEKAGYLILPGFGRRGAEGKIKALKIIRENEGIALGICFGLQLMAVEIARNMAGLDKANSTEIDPSTPHPIVDLLEEQKRIDRLGGTMRLGASLSRLVKGSKVYELYGSEIIYERHRHRYEINPRYLDHLEKNGFVVSGYNERGYVDFMEMKDYRFFIGTQAHPEFKSRPLNPSPLFLGFVREIFRIT from the coding sequence ATGAGTAAGTATATATTCATCACAGGCGGTGTTCTGAGTAGTCTTGGAAAGGGTGTTCTCACAGCCTCGGTATCTCATCTTCTCTCGAGAATGGGTTATAATGTTACGGCTGTGAAGATAGATCCTTATCTTAACGTTGATGCAGGAACTATGAATCCCTATGCACATGGAGAAGTTTTCGTAACTGAGGATGGTGGTGAAACAGATCTGGATCTAGGACATTACGAAAGATTCCTGGGAAGATCTCTTTCCAAAGATAATAACATAACAGCCGGCAAGATATATCAGTCTATAATTGAGAAAGAAAGACGAGGAGACTATCTAGGTGAGACAGTTCAGATAATACCTCACGTGACCAACGAGATTAAAGAAAAGATCAGAGAGATCGGGAGGAGTCAGGGAAGCGATATAGTAGTTATAGAAGTAGGTGGTACTGTAGGAGATATAGAAGGACTTCCATTCCTTGAAGCTGCTAGACAGATGAGACTAGATGAAGGTGTTTCAAACACTCTATATATACATGTAGCTCTAACACCTTATCATAGAGTCGTAGGAGAGGTCAAGACAAAACCTCTTCAGCATTCTGTTCAAGAGCTTAGAAGGATCGGTATTCAACCAGATGTTATTATAGTTAGAAGCGAGTATCCTATAGACACGAGTATTATAAAGAAGATCTCGCTCTTCACAAATGTACCTCCAGACTATATTTTTAACGATTATGATCTCTCAACAGTATACGAACTACCGTTAATACTCTACTCACAAGGATTTCTAAGAAAGATATCAGAGAAACTAGCTCTAGAATATAGAGAACCTCAACTTGATGACTGGATATCTTTCGTAGAGAGAATTAAGAATCCTAAGAAGAAAATTAGTATCTACATGATAGGTAAGTATACCAAGGTCAGAGATAGCTATGTAAGCATTATAGAGGCTTTAAAACATGCTTCTGCAGAGTATATGGTAGAACCAGATATCAAATGGATCGAGGCAACAGATCTGGAGAGTGGGAAGATCCAGTTCGAATACAATGAAAAAGCAGGATACCTAATACTCCCAGGATTCGGTAGGAGAGGTGCTGAAGGTAAGATAAAAGCTCTGAAGATCATTAGAGAGAATGAAGGTATAGCTCTAGGTATATGCTTCGGGCTTCAGCTAATGGCTGTTGAAATAGCCAGAAACATGGCTGGCCTTGATAAAGCTAACTCAACGGAAATAGATCCTTCAACACCTCATCCAATAGTAGATCTTCTTGAGGAGCAGAAGAGGATAGATAGACTTGGAGGAACTATGAGACTTGGTGCCAGCCTCAGTAGACTTGTTAAAGGTAGCAAGGTGTATGAGTTATATGGCTCCGAGATCATATATGAAAGACATAGACATAGATATGAGATAAACCCACGCTATCTAGATCATCTTGAGAAGAACGGGTTCGTGGTTTCAGGCTATAATGAGAGAGGATATGTAGATTTTATGGAGATGAAAGACTATAGATTCTTCATAGGAACCCAGGCACATCCAGAGTTCAAGAGCAGACCTCTCAACCCCTCACCATTATTCCTAGGTTTTGTGAGAGAGATCTTTAGAATAACCTAA
- a CDS encoding orotidine 5'-phosphate decarboxylase / HUMPS family protein encodes MLGRSGSPKIQIALDLIDRNLLIEMALYAYRRGVDIIEIGTPAIKRFGTGIIGEIRRAIGDDGFILADMKIADTSRLEIGLAADEGADAVTIMGVAYDEVISEAAKSGRDYNVEVWCDLIYVERYVERALRVKELGLDTVILHVGVDIQRKRGVTAEILGSEVEKISREGLRVAVAGGLDPVKARGLISRGASIVIIGGWITQSVNWRERIDEAVKIIKG; translated from the coding sequence ATGCTCGGAAGAAGTGGTAGTCCGAAGATTCAAATAGCCTTAGATCTTATAGATAGAAATCTTCTCATTGAAATGGCTTTGTACGCCTATAGAAGAGGTGTTGATATCATTGAGATCGGAACACCAGCTATAAAGAGATTTGGCACGGGAATCATAGGCGAGATTAGAAGAGCCATAGGCGATGATGGCTTCATACTAGCAGATATGAAGATCGCTGACACCTCAAGACTTGAGATAGGATTAGCAGCTGATGAGGGTGCTGATGCCGTCACAATCATGGGTGTAGCATATGATGAAGTTATCTCAGAGGCTGCTAAGTCTGGAAGAGATTATAACGTAGAGGTGTGGTGTGATCTAATATATGTGGAGAGGTATGTAGAGAGAGCTCTTAGAGTGAAAGAACTAGGTCTAGACACGGTAATACTTCACGTGGGAGTTGATATCCAGAGGAAGAGAGGAGTTACAGCAGAGATTCTCGGAAGTGAGGTTGAGAAGATCTCTAGAGAAGGATTGCGAGTAGCTGTTGCAGGAGGATTAGATCCTGTCAAAGCAAGAGGTTTAATCTCTAGAGGAGCTTCTATAGTGATCATTGGAGGATGGATTACTCAAAGTGTTAATTGGAGAGAGAGAATTGATGAGGCCGTAAAGATTATCAAAGGCTAG
- a CDS encoding aldehyde ferredoxin oxidoreductase family protein, translating to MEDDIMSTPKGWARKFLYIDLDRRESKSIDLDGETLINYVGGRGLAAKLLWDFNPIGVDPYAPDNHLILSVGPLTAMPLPSSGKMVIASKSPLTHGYGDGNIGTRAAVEMRRLGYDAIVIRGRSQKPVVLYISCGGVEFSDAEDLWGLNTSDTEKRLSEKFGKNVGILSIGPAGENLVRFATVISEFGRSAGRPGMGAVMGSKKIKAIVLKGCRDPEVSDRKELVKIGMDAYNAVKTSSGYGFWMRQGTNMTVEWAQMNSVLPAYNFREGVFEFYSGIDGYMLESMRIHQKGCPMCNMPCGHVVKYVTDIASGEAELDYENVAMLGSNLGISPLNRVSRLNYLADTLGMDTISLGSVIGFAMEVSEKKLIKEKIEWGDYKTAVKLAEDIAFRRELGDILAEGVKKASEIIGGGSGDYAMHVKGLEISAYDCHAAEGMALAYGTSPIGAHHKDAWFITLDVKMGRLTYSPEKVERLVWMQNIRGGLFESITTCRFPWVELGIDLEFYPRLLKASTGIDFTWDSIHELGNRIYSLIRSFWIREYVAEGRGWSFEMDIPPKRWFKEPLTKGPLAGSRLDLDRYIELLKHYYRLRGWNSNGIPLKNTLEKLKIGFVADDLRKIGVVV from the coding sequence TTGGAGGATGATATTATGTCCACTCCCAAGGGTTGGGCTCGGAAATTTCTCTATATAGATCTTGATAGGAGAGAGAGTAAGAGTATAGATCTCGATGGAGAAACTCTTATAAATTATGTTGGTGGCCGCGGCCTTGCAGCTAAACTTCTATGGGATTTTAACCCTATTGGTGTGGATCCTTACGCTCCCGATAATCATTTGATCCTCTCGGTAGGACCTCTTACCGCAATGCCTCTACCGAGTTCTGGTAAGATGGTTATTGCATCTAAGTCACCTCTTACGCATGGATATGGAGATGGTAATATTGGAACAAGAGCAGCTGTTGAGATGAGGAGACTAGGCTATGATGCAATAGTTATTAGAGGTAGATCTCAGAAACCTGTTGTCTTATACATATCATGTGGAGGTGTAGAATTCTCCGACGCAGAAGATCTATGGGGTCTTAATACAAGCGATACTGAGAAAAGACTTTCAGAGAAATTTGGAAAGAACGTGGGTATTCTATCCATAGGACCAGCTGGAGAGAATCTAGTTAGATTCGCAACAGTCATAAGTGAATTTGGAAGATCTGCTGGAAGACCTGGTATGGGTGCTGTAATGGGTTCTAAGAAGATCAAAGCGATAGTTTTAAAGGGATGTAGAGATCCTGAGGTTAGCGATAGAAAAGAACTTGTTAAGATCGGTATGGATGCTTATAATGCTGTAAAAACATCCTCAGGATATGGATTCTGGATGAGACAAGGTACCAACATGACCGTTGAATGGGCTCAGATGAATTCTGTTCTCCCAGCATATAACTTCAGAGAGGGAGTATTCGAATTCTACTCGGGGATCGATGGTTACATGCTTGAAAGCATGAGAATCCATCAGAAAGGATGTCCCATGTGTAATATGCCTTGTGGTCATGTTGTGAAGTATGTGACAGATATAGCATCCGGAGAGGCTGAGCTTGATTATGAGAATGTAGCTATGCTAGGATCTAATCTAGGTATTTCACCTCTAAACAGAGTTTCAAGATTGAATTATCTGGCAGATACCTTGGGTATGGATACCATATCACTCGGATCCGTAATAGGTTTTGCTATGGAGGTCTCAGAGAAGAAATTAATTAAGGAGAAGATCGAGTGGGGAGATTATAAGACTGCTGTAAAACTTGCTGAGGACATAGCTTTTAGAAGAGAATTAGGAGATATTCTAGCTGAAGGTGTTAAAAAAGCTTCCGAGATTATAGGAGGCGGATCTGGCGATTATGCTATGCATGTTAAAGGTCTCGAAATATCAGCCTATGATTGTCACGCTGCAGAGGGTATGGCTCTAGCTTATGGAACATCACCTATAGGAGCTCATCATAAGGATGCGTGGTTTATAACTCTAGATGTTAAAATGGGAAGACTCACATACTCGCCTGAGAAAGTTGAGAGGCTAGTATGGATGCAGAATATAAGAGGAGGACTTTTTGAATCTATTACAACCTGTAGATTTCCATGGGTTGAGCTGGGAATAGATCTAGAGTTCTACCCAAGACTTTTGAAAGCATCAACAGGAATCGATTTTACATGGGATTCAATCCACGAGCTAGGAAATAGAATATACTCGCTTATAAGAAGCTTTTGGATCAGAGAGTATGTAGCGGAAGGTCGAGGATGGAGCTTTGAAATGGATATACCTCCTAAGAGATGGTTTAAAGAACCTCTTACAAAAGGACCTCTAGCGGGATCTAGACTAGATCTAGATAGATATATAGAGCTTCTGAAGCATTACTACAGGTTGAGAGGTTGGAATAGTAATGGAATTCCTCTGAAAAACACTCTGGAAAAGTTGAAAATTGGTTTTGTAGCAGATGATCTGAGGAAAATTGGAGTTGTGGTATAG
- a CDS encoding V-type ATPase subunit, whose amino-acid sequence MRTLYSTCLKDREIQDLIQTESPEEFFEVLKETSYYQYAKNVEPRNILLFELSLNTYLHDLFNRLGRYSYDLYRIFSASENLISIKILSSLLQILARRDYDALRRAIEIAPIDLQKVFEEYLREEISLSKALEDLDRRGFGRISYYYKDISKIIPQEPAIVMASDLAGLELLAELLTDYPEISEMLCQEIELSILNLVSRVILRGLQERFSGFISRVISSYSCRLGIEVIEELLSSDETRLLSILRRVYPPQLISHDMYSTIINIRSYLRRSLRNRANSAFLSYPYSYSMSWAFTIVKRYDVEDLVSILSGKIGVIPSESIRKYISL is encoded by the coding sequence TTGAGAACCTTATACTCTACATGTCTTAAAGATAGAGAGATTCAGGATCTTATCCAAACAGAATCACCCGAAGAATTCTTCGAAGTTCTCAAAGAGACGAGCTATTATCAGTATGCGAAGAACGTAGAGCCTAGAAACATACTTTTATTTGAACTCTCTCTAAATACATATCTTCATGATCTATTTAATAGGCTTGGTAGGTATAGTTATGATCTATATCGAATATTCAGCGCATCTGAGAATCTGATCTCTATAAAGATACTATCTTCATTACTACAGATTCTCGCAAGAAGAGATTACGATGCTCTTAGAAGAGCTATAGAGATAGCTCCCATAGATCTTCAGAAAGTATTTGAAGAATATCTTAGAGAAGAGATAAGTCTCTCTAAAGCTTTAGAGGATCTTGATAGAAGAGGTTTTGGCAGAATATCATACTACTATAAAGATATATCAAAGATAATCCCACAAGAACCTGCCATAGTGATGGCATCAGATCTCGCAGGACTCGAACTTCTCGCAGAACTCTTAACAGATTATCCGGAAATCTCTGAAATGTTGTGTCAGGAGATAGAGCTTTCTATACTTAATCTAGTGAGCAGAGTAATATTAAGAGGTCTTCAGGAGAGATTTAGCGGGTTTATCAGTAGAGTTATATCCTCCTACTCCTGTCGTTTAGGAATAGAGGTTATCGAGGAGCTTCTATCCTCTGATGAGACCAGACTTCTATCTATCCTAAGAAGAGTATACCCTCCGCAACTCATATCTCATGACATGTATAGCACAATCATAAACATAAGATCTTATCTTAGAAGAAGTTTGAGAAATAGAGCTAATTCAGCATTCCTATCCTACCCATACTCTTATTCAATGTCATGGGCTTTTACAATTGTGAAAAGATATGATGTGGAGGATCTTGTGTCAATACTTTCTGGCAAGATAGGGGTTATACCTTCTGAGAGCATAAGGAAATATATTTCCTTATAA
- a CDS encoding tRNA (adenine-N1)-methyltransferase, which produces MTPVLNPDSEKFVNEGDLILLYIDQRRKYVLKTSSQARFGSDRGYIDHRNIIGRIYGSAVETSVGFRAYILKPTLEDLVYKIFKRPTQVLYPKDLGLILLKLDVSPGKRFLEAGVGSGVATAFLARSVAPNGKIYGYEIREDLAQIAIENLRKLGLDPYVEIKIRDIAEGVDEKDLDGALIDLPDPWRVTESVYTALRESAPVVFFIPTINQLNKLIDSLLSEEKWIDISAHEILERRYEIKKESVRPSTRMIGHTGYIVCARKILKGER; this is translated from the coding sequence TTGACACCAGTTCTGAATCCTGATAGTGAGAAATTTGTGAATGAAGGTGATCTCATTCTTCTCTACATAGATCAGAGAAGAAAGTATGTTCTCAAAACTTCTAGCCAGGCTAGATTTGGCAGCGATCGAGGTTACATAGATCATAGAAATATTATTGGAAGGATCTATGGTTCGGCTGTAGAAACCTCTGTAGGATTTAGAGCATATATTCTAAAACCTACTTTAGAAGATCTAGTCTATAAGATCTTTAAAAGACCTACCCAGGTGCTTTACCCCAAAGACCTTGGATTGATTCTTTTAAAGCTTGACGTATCTCCAGGAAAAAGATTTCTCGAAGCAGGTGTGGGATCCGGTGTTGCAACAGCTTTTCTAGCGAGATCTGTTGCTCCCAATGGGAAGATCTATGGATATGAAATTAGAGAGGATCTAGCTCAGATAGCTATTGAGAATCTAAGAAAACTAGGTCTTGATCCATATGTAGAAATCAAGATCAGAGATATCGCAGAAGGAGTTGATGAAAAAGATCTCGATGGAGCTCTAATAGATCTTCCAGATCCCTGGAGGGTTACAGAGAGCGTGTATACAGCTCTTAGAGAGAGTGCTCCGGTGGTTTTCTTCATACCTACAATAAATCAGTTGAACAAACTTATCGATTCTCTCTTATCTGAAGAGAAATGGATTGATATCTCTGCACATGAGATTCTCGAAAGAAGATACGAGATTAAAAAAGAATCTGTAAGACCATCCACCAGAATGATAGGACATACAGGATACATAGTATGTGCTAGAAAGATTTTAAAGGGTGAGAGATAG
- a CDS encoding 30S ribosomal protein S25e → MGTKGKKPISAMEKRQKKTMETAKKEKEKPSKKEESRKGASVLNEEIIERAKKEIKDLKVITPYTIKEKMGVSYSIARQLLRYMESENIIRLYSANRRIKIYIPAAS, encoded by the coding sequence ATGGGAACTAAAGGTAAGAAACCTATATCAGCTATGGAGAAGAGACAGAAAAAAACTATGGAGACTGCTAAAAAGGAGAAGGAAAAACCTTCTAAGAAGGAAGAATCAAGGAAGGGAGCAAGTGTTCTAAATGAAGAGATCATTGAAAGAGCTAAGAAAGAAATTAAAGATCTCAAGGTGATCACACCCTATACTATTAAGGAGAAGATGGGAGTTTCATACTCCATAGCTAGACAGCTTCTGAGATATATGGAGAGCGAGAATATTATAAGACTGTACTCTGCAAATAGAAGAATCAAGATCTACATACCTGCAGCTTCCTAA